AGCTGGTAGGTCAATTGCTGCCATGAGGTGGGTGAGCTGAAAACGCGGCCAGCACGGCTCCGGCTCCATTGCTCGTTAAGCGCCTCGGGCACGTCGGGGAGAGCGCTGGCCGTGGCCGCCTGGGCGGTGCCCGCCAGGAGGTGAGCCACGACCACGTTCTGGTCGTCGCTGAAACGCTCTTCGATGCGCGGGATCTTTGGCTTGCCCAGCGGATACGTGGCCACCCGCACCGCCCGGATCGACGAGCCGGCCTCCCAGTTCTGAAGGCGAAATGGGCCTGCACCGACATATTGGGTGGTCCAGAACGGCTGGTTCGCGAATGCGCCGGCGCCGGTCGCGGACATCTGGTCAAACGCCGGACCGAGGATGTGCTCGGGCAACGGCGGAAACTCCCGCTCGCGCTCCGACAGGGAATGTGCGTCGGGGTATGGCATCGTCCAGCGAATGACAAAGCGCTCCGCATCGAGAGCGGTGACGTCGGAGATGGCCGAGAAGGGAGGCTGCTTCGAATACGAGAGGTCGGGGGAGGAGTAGACGCGCCACGAAAAGACGATGTCACCCGAGGTGAGCGGTTGTCCATCGTGCCAGGTTAGGCCCGACCTCAAGGCGTACGTGGTCTCCATGGTCCCATCGGCGTTCACGATCCAGCTCGGGCCATGCAGCTCCGGTAGGCTGGCGAGCAGCTCCGGCCGCGGCCGCGCGTGGTCGTCCATCGAGGCGAGAAGCGCGTTGAACGGGTGGATCTGCGTGCGAACGCTGGCGCTCTTTTGGCCCAGCGATCGTGTGGCGAGGCTTGCCGGTTCCGAGCGAAAGTAGATGACGAGCGGGGGAGCCTGCTCGTCCGGGATGCGAGGCATCGCCGGTTCTGTGCCGGAGCCTCTGGGCGCAACGGTCGGCGCGGCCTGCGCGCAGCCACCCAGCACGACGGCCAGCGTCAGGATTGCCGCCAGCACGTGGCGCGGACCGCTGGCTCTCGCCATGGGAGGCTCCCCCAGTTCGGCGGTGCGCCGAACGCTGCTAGTCGCCCGCTGGATTGCCCGTGAGGGAGTGGGACAGCGCCTGACTCGCGGTGGCCGCCCCGGGAAGCGCGACATCGAACGTACGGCCGAGGTCCAGCGCCTCCTCGAGAACGGAATAGTACATCCAGGGCCGCGGTCGGTTGCCCCAGAAGCTCAGGTAATCGTCTGCGACCCAGCTCTGGGCGGAGCTTGCTCGCACGATCTCCTGAAACACACCCAGGTCGACGCCACCCTTGCCCGCCAGGCGAAATCCTTCGGACGCCGCCATCAGGTACTGCGCGGTAATGAGGTTTTGGGCGACCTTCGCCACGGCGCCTTTGCCCACGTCGCCCACATGGAAGATATGGCTCGCGGTCGTTTCAAACACGGGTCGGCACCGCTCTAACAGCGTGACATCGCCGCCGACCATCAAGCACGTCTTGCGCTTCACCGCGCTGGTCCAGCCGCCGCTCATCTGCGCATCGAGCGCGTGCGCGCCTCGAGCCGCGATCCTCTTCGCTGCTGCTTCCATGTCCGAGGGATGCAGGCTGGTTTGGATCGCGACGACCAGACCGGCGTGCGCGCCCGACAGAAGACCATCAGGCCCGTCGAGCACCGCGTTCACGGCTTCCAGTCCGGACACCGTGATTCCAACGATGTCGGCGTACGCGGCGACCTCGCGGGGGGAGTGCCCGGCTTTGGCGCCCAGCTTCACCAGCTCGGCCACCGGCTCCGGCCGCACGTCGTACACCATGAGGTCGAAGCCGTCTTGGGCAACGTTCGTGGCCCACGGCTTCCCCATGGAGCCGAGCCCGATGTATCCGACCTTGATCGACGCGGTCAAGCCCGTCGCTCTGCACGGCTCGCGGTGGGCGACCCGTTGGTCGAACCATTGGCCCCACCGTGCCCGTTCTTCCGGTCCCGCTTGTAAACCTGAAGGCCCTCATACGAGTACTGCGTGGTGGCGCTCCCTCCCGTCTGGCGAAAGTACTCGAAGTTCGTGTCGATAACCTCATCAGGATCGGTCACCACACCGTACGGGACCTCACCCTGCTGCACGCGGTCGATCTCCCGCAGGATGGCCTGCTCGAGAAGCACGACGCCGCGGTCGCTGGTCGCTGGCCGCCAGCTCGCCCGATCCGAGATCCGTCCCTGAGTTTCGATCGCCATGACGTCCTGGGCGGTCAAAGCATCGATCCGATAGCGGGCGTTCGGATACACGTCGCTGCCGAATTTGCCCTCGCCGTCCTGGAGAACGTAGTAGTCGGTTGGGTCATCGTCGGCCCGTCCGTTGCACCCGATGGCAAGCTTGTACGTTCGTGTGTGCAAATCGTCGATGGGGACGTGGATCTGCACCTGGTTCACCCGCCGCAGCATGTTCGGGAAGACCAGCAGATCATCCTCGGCATAGGCGCTGTCCGGCGTGATCTTTCGTTTGATCCCGAACCGCAGCTCCTCGTATTCCAGTCCGATGAGCCGGTCGATGTTGCCGCGGGTGCTGTTGCGCTCGCCATCTCCGCCGCGGTTGGCGGTGTCCTGATGCAGGATGTAGATGTGGGTGCTGTCAACGTGGTTCTCCACGACCTGCACCCAGTTGCAGTCGTACCCCATCTCACGGATGTACTCGACCGGATACGCGGCCACGTCCATACGTCGGATGGGCGGCGCCGGCGGCGGGCCCATGTACGTCCAGTAGAGGCCCATCAACTTCTCGACCGGATAGGCGCGCTGCCTGACCGTCAGGTGGAATTTGGAGTCGGCCGGCTCGGCGGGCGTCTCGAGGCAGCTTCCCTTCGTGTCGTAGAGCCAGCCATGGTAGGCGCATGCAATGCCGCGCTCCTCGACGCGACCGTAGAGGAGCGACGCGCCCCGATGGGCGCAGTGATCTGCGAGAAGGCCCACGTTGCCACGCTTGTCCCGAAAGAGCACGAGGTCCTCACCCAGAATACGGACGAAGGCGGTGGGCGACTCCTCGGTCACCTGGTGGAGGCCCGCGACTGGATGCCAGTAGCGGCGCAACAACTCCCCACCGGGTGTGCCCGGCCCAACCTGAGTCAGCTTCCGGTTCTGTTCTTCGGTCAGGAACATGCCCACCTCCCGGAACTCCGTCTGAGCCCCAGATTATCAGAAATGCATAGGGCTCGCCATCGGAATCGGCGCGAGGGGCGCCGGAGTTGCTACATCGGCGATGAGGCGCCGGGCTCGAAGATCGAATCAGGCATCGTAAAGGGAATGCCCTTGGTGGCGAGCGTTTCCCTGTACAGTCGGCGTACTTCAGGATCCTCGTCGGGGTAGCTGATCAGCGAGGTCGTGGCGATATCAGCTCGGCCGGGCGTCAGGTCCTCAAAGCCGCTCCGCCCGTAGAAGGCCAGATGGCGGGCGGGCTCCCGCCCGGTGTTGAAGTGGGCGTGATACCAGTTGCCCGGCGGGCTGTAGATACCCCCGGCTTTGAAGGGCTCGATGACCACATCCTCGCCATGACCGCTTTCAAATGGGCGCGGGCCCAGCTCGGCCGGCCAGCACATGACGAACCCCTCGGACTTGAGCGGGTGCACGAGCCGTCCCGAGTCGTGATAGTGGGCCTGGTGGTAGCGACCGACGTCCCACTCCGCGATGTGACCGCCAAAGGTCCCATTCGCCATCCGGAAGCCGGAAAGCTGACCCTCATACGCCTTGCCGGATTCATCGAGACCCACTTTCCAGGCGTCTCGGATGAAATTCGTCTCCCAGATGCCGTTGCGGGCGCCCGTGCGAGTGACGGAGCCATCGAAGAATTGGGCGTCGTCGACCGAGTACAGCTCGCGCAAGGGGTGGGTGCAGTTGAAGACGAACTCGGCGCTGCCGAAGCCCTTCATCATGAGCGGCGCTTTGGTGAGCGCCAGGAACTTCGCTGGCTGGGTTCCCAGGTTATACATGCGGTGCCAGGCATTGATGGGAATGGCGAAGACGCTCCCCTTCCCCCACTCGAAGACGTGCTTGCGGGTGTCGCCTTCCTGCCAGATCTCTGTGGTGCCGATCGATCCCTCCTCGATCAAGATGATCTTCTGGCAGCACCAGCGCTCAGGCTCCAGCTTGCCGCCAGGCGGGATCTCGGCTACGTATACGCCGTTGCATGCCTCCATGAATGAGTAGCAGTTGATGAAACACGCGTTGCCGCCGATCCGCGGCCACGGCTTCAGATCGAGGTCTCGCACGTCTTCCACGGCGAATCCTTCATAGACCGCGACCCCTTCTTCGGCAAGCCATTGGGCGAAGGGCGTGCGCGCGAAGGCGCGCTTGATCCGGTCGATGTAGTCCTGCTTCAGCGACATTCCCCTCCTCCGGCCCCCTACGGGAATTCCCATAGGTGGATGTTCCATGCCAGGCTCGATTCCGGCGCCCCATTCGTTGGGCCGTGGAGCCTGGCGACGTAGGCGATGGGCGCTGACGGGAAGAACAGCGAGATCACCGGCTCGTCTTCTCCCCAGACCCTGAGTAGCTGGCGGGCGAGCTGGACCCGCGTGGGACGGCCGAGGCTCGTGTTGAACGCCGCCAGCAGCCGGTCGTATTCTGACGACGACCAGCCGCCGCGATTGAGGCCCTGCCACAGATTGCTGGCGGAGGGAATTTGCGCGGTGGTGAAGTAGTTGAGCGCCGCCTCCCCGATGTCCGAGCCGGCCACGAGAACCGCGGGGAACGTCGCTTTGAGCTGGGAATCTTGCGCCTGGGCGGTGGGGATCACCCGTTGCTGGATGTCCAGTCCCGCCGCTTGAAGCGCGTTCGCCATGGCGAGCAGCTCCCGGACGGCGTCCGGACTCTGGGAAGTTGTGAACTCCATACTGAGCCGCCCTTCGGCTCCGCGGTACAGGCCGTCGGGGCCCTTGGCGAAGCCGGCCTGGTTCAACAAGCTTTCGGCGGTGCGCAGATCAAACGGGAACGCGGGGACGGATTCGTCCAGTACCTCACCCCAGGATGATCCAGAGTAGATCGGCGTGTCCGTCGCGATCGCCTTGCCACCGTAGATCCCGTCGTTCAGCGCCTGCTTGTCCACGGCGTGTGCGATCGCTTTGCGCACGCGGGCGTCGAGAACGGCGCGCGGATCCGCCAGCTCCGGCCGCATCTGGACGTAGATGGCGCGCCAGCTGCTCGGCGGATTGATGATGGTCCCACCGTTCGTCCGCGCCCACTCCGCGGCCAGGGTGTCCGCGGCGGCTTGGCTCATGGAGGTGTCCGCCGACACCTGTGCCTCGCCGGCCAGCATGTGGGCCAGGACGACGTTCTGATCGCCACTGAACCGGAGCTGAATGCGCGGGATCTTCGGGACACCGAGCGCGTAGCCTTCGAAGCGCACCGCGTCGATGGCCGATCCCTCCTCCCAGCTCTGGAGCCGGTAGGGCCCTGCGCCCACGTAGTCGCGGCCCCAGAACGCGTTGGTGAGGAGGGAATCCCGTCCGGCGACGGCGACCTGGTCGAAGAGGGGCCCGAGGATGTGCTGGGGCAGCGGCGGCAGCTCGCGGCTCTTCAAGGAGAGCGAGTCGGCCTCCGGGTAGGGAGCCTTCCAGCGAATGACGAAATGCTCGCGATCGATGGCGGCCACATCAGCGATGGCGGGCATTGGTGGTTGACTGGCCAGACCAAGGTCCGGGCTCGAGTAGACCCGCCAGGAGAAGACGAAATCATCGGAGGTCAGCGGCTCACCGTCGTGCCAGGTGAGGTTCGGGCGCAATGTGTACGTCGTCTCCATCGTGCCATCGGGGAATACCTGCCAGGCGTCCGTGTTCAACGTCGGCAGGCTCGCGAGCAGCTCTGGCTGCGGGACGCCGTGATCATCGATAAGGGCTAGGGTTCCATTGAACATGCGCCAGGCGGTGTAGAGTCCACGCCCCTTGGCCGCGAACGCCCGTGTGGCAAGGCTATTGGGCTCGTTTCCGATGAATACGACGAGCGGCCGCGTTTCGCTGGTTGTCGGGGTCTCTGCCGGTTGGGACGCAGGTCGCGGAGTCGCTGGGGCACATCCGGCCAGGATCAGCGCGCTGAGCATCGCGACTTTCGCGACCCGGAAGCCCGGCGCACGCCCGACGGCTTCGGCCATTTCTTCCCTCCAGCCGGTGAGATGCGGAGTCGCGAGCTGCCCGTCGACCGGAGTGGGGCTCGTCGCCCCTCCCCGCCCGCCACCCGCGGACCGACGCGTGCTGAGCAGTCTACACCGCTCGGACGTACAATGACGCGCCCCGGGACCAACAAGACGATTGTGGACGAGAGGTGTGGAGGATGCGGCTGGTCGTTACCGGCGGGCTCGGAAAGATCGGCCGGTGGGTTGTGGACGAGCTGACCAACGAAACCGAGCAGGGCCAGGCACACGACGTCGTCGTGTTCGACCGCGTGCCCGGCCCACAACAGGGGCCGTTCCAGCAGGGTCCGGTCCGCTACCTGATCGGCGACGTGCTGGACCTCGGACAGGTGATCGGCGCTCTTCAGGGTGCGGATGCCGTGATCCATCTGGCGGCGCTCCCCGCCCCGGGCTTCGCGACGGACGACGTGACGTTCCGCACGAACGTTCTCGGCACGTTCAACGTTCACGAGGCCGCTGCGCGTCTCGGGATCCGCCGCGTCGTCTCGGCGAGCAGCACGGCCGCCCTGGGTTGGGTGTACCGCAAGCGCGAGTTTCTCCCGTCGTATCTCCCCATCGACGAGAATCACCCGCTCGCCCCGCAGGACGCCTACGGCCTATCGAAGCAGGCGGGTGAGGACGTTGCGCGGTCGTACGCGGGGCGGGCCGACATGGAGACGGTGTCGATCCGGCCGCCGGGGGTGCTGACCCCCGAGCAGATGGCCGACCTGCGCGCCGCCGGCGGGCGACGAGCCGTCCGATTCGGGCTCGGAGATTATGTCGACCTGCGCGATCTGGCGCGGGCGTTCCGACTCGCCGTCGAGCGCCCCGTTTCCGGGTGGACCCCACTGTTCGTCGTTGCCGACGACAGCAACATGTCGGAGCCGCTTGCTGTCGCGCTCCCACGCGTGCTTCCCGCTATTGGCAACCTCGCGTCAAACCTGACCGGAACGATGTCTGGCGTGTCCAACGCGCGCGCCAAAGAGGTGCTCGGGTGGAAGCCGCGGCATTCGTGGCGCGACGCGGACTAGCCACGCGCGATCGCCGGCTCACGGCGTCGCGGCGAGGCGCACGACATAGCGGCGCATTCCCAATTGCGGAATAGTGGAAGGGAAACTACACTCGCGATACGTCAATGAGGAGGCGGCCGTGTTTCTGAACGAGGAAGAGAACCGGAAACTCGCACAGGTCGGCCCCGGCACCCCCGGGGGCGAGCTGCTGCGCCGCTACTGGCAGCCGATCGCGGGCCTGCACCAGGTGACCGAGGGGTCGCCCACCGCCTTCGTCCGCATCCTGGGTGAGGACCTCGTGCTCTTTCGAGACAAGAGCGGCAACGTGGGCCTCCTCGCGGACCACTGTGCCCATCGGGGCGCGTCGCTCCTCTACGGTCGCGTCGAGGAGCGCGGCATCGCGTGCGCGTACCACGGCTGGCTCTACGACACGAAGGGAAGCTGCCTCGAGACGCCCGCCGAGCCGGGCGACTCCAAGTTCCACCTGACGGTCAAGCAGCGCGCGTATCCGGTCGAGAAGTATCTCGGTTTGTACTGGACGTACATGGGCCCGCCGCCGGTGCCGCCCATCCGCCGTTTTGACATGGAAGGCTATCCGCTCCAGCGCATCACGGTGATGCCGCACGATGCGAGCTGGATCCAGGCCCTGGAGAACAATGGCCTGGACGCTACGCACATCTACATCCTCCACCAGGACACCGGGGCGCGGCAGGGCACCGTGATCGCCAATACGACCCGGGGCCGGATCGACGAGCTGGCATCCTTCGATTGCGAAGAGGTCTCGTGCGGAGTCCGGTACACGATGTTCGGCCGCGACGGGTATGTCGAGGAAGACCGCATCGTCTTCCCCAACTTATTGCGCCGCGTCAACCAGATCCAGATCCACACCCCCATCGATGACACCCACACGAACTGCTACAAGCTGTACTTCTCGCGCGAGCCGATCGGCCGCGATGGAATCCGCGATGAGGAGCCGGTGGATTTCTACGTCCAGGATGCCTTTGAGCTTAAGGAAGGACGCGGCGTCTATCCCGACGTCCGCTACCGCATGAACCAACTGGGCTACCAGGACATCATGGCGATCGAGACCCAGGGGGGCATTGCACCGCGTGACAACTGGCGACTCGGCACCGCCGATCGCGGCATCGTCCTGTTCGAGCAGATGTTGCTGCGTGAGATCGATCGGGTTCGCGATGGGAAAGATCCGGTGGCGGTCGTGAGGAACCCAGACGACGTGATCGACACCGCGTACGAGTTCTTCCGAGATCGATGGCACGAGCGCCTGACGCAAGTCGTTCCGGCGGGCGTGCAGGTATTTGCGCGAGAGCAGGGATCGCGGACGGCCTCGGCGCATGAGGCGATAGCGGCGCGGTCGTAGCCACAGCGCGCCGATCGGACCAGCGACGACGAAGCCCAGGAGGGACGTGGCCACCATGCGGCGGAATTTCGCACTCCTCGTGATCGCGGTGTATCTGGGAACCGCATGCGCCACGGCCCCAAAGCCGGGCAGCTCGACGTTGACTAACCCGGGCGGAACCGTGGATCCCACAGAGGCGGCGCAGTCTGGACGAACGCTCGTGACGTCCGTCCGCGTCGAACCGAAGACGGTCGCGGCCCGGGTGGTGGGCCAAAACCTGAGCATCGGAAGCTTCTTCACGCGGCGCATCTTCAACGCTGATCTGGCGCTCCTCGACGACCAGGGCGAACCGGTTCCCTATCTCGCCGAGGCGCTTCCGCGGCTCAACACGAGCGACTGGAAGGTCTCGTCCGACGGGACGATGGAGACCACCTATCACCTGAAACCCAACCTCTCCTGGCACAACGGGAGTCCTCTGACGGCGGACGACTTCGTGTTTTCGTGGAGGGTCTATGGCACGCCGGAGCTCGGTAGCGCGGCGTCCCCGCCGATCAGCCTGATCGACGAAGTCCAGGCGCCGGACCCTCGCACGATCGTCATCCGTTGGACCCGGCCGTATTTGGCGGCCGGTGCCCTGCAAAGCCTGGGCCCTGGCGCCACTGGTTTGCCCCCCTTGCCAAGAGCGATCCTGGGGCCGGCGCTCGAGTCTGGCGCAGACGCTCTGCTCAACAACCCGTACTGGACGACGGAATTCGTTGGTCTGGGCCCCTATCGCCTGGATGAATGGGAGCCCGGCGCATTCCTCGAGGCATCCGCCTTCGACCGACACGCCCTGGGACCCCCGAAGATCTCGCGCATCAAAATCATGTTCGTGGGTGATGGAAATACGACCATCGCGGGAATGCTCGCCGGCGACATCCTGCTTGCCGCGGATAGCGGCGTGAACGAGCAACAAGCGGCCGAGCTGCTGCGCCAGTGGCCCGGCGCAAAGTCGTTCTCCCAGGCAGCGCTGTGGCAGGCGGTCCATTTTCAATCTCGACCGGAGTTTGCGAGCCCGCCGGCCCTACAAGACTTGCGGGTTCGGCGAGCGCTGGCCTACGCGGTCGATAAGGCCGCGATCAACGACGTGGTCTTCGAGGGCTGGTTCCTCATCTCCGATAGCATGTTTCCGCCCACCGGCGAGGTCGGGAAGGCCGCCAACGCTGCCGTTACGAAGTACTCGCTCGACCTGAAGCAGAGCGCCCAGCTCATGGGAGAGGCGGGATTCACGAAGGGGGCCGACGGCGTGTACGCCAGCCCGAGCGCGGGGCGGCTTTCCGCGGAGCTGATGATCTCCGCCGGTGGGCAGACGCTGATGACGGCGGTGGCGAGCGGGTGGCGCCAGGCCGGTTACGAAATCGAGGAGTCGGCGACGCCGGCCGCCCTGGCCCAGGACGTACAGACGCGGTCCAGCTTTCCGGGAATGCAGATCATCACGTCGGCCCTCGGCGAGAGCGGCATTATCAATATGACGACAAACAACATCCCCCGGCCGGAGAACAACTGGCGCAGCGGGGGGAGCAGCGTCTCGTATGCCGGGTACGCGACGCCGGAGATGGATCGCCTCGTTGCCGCCTACGCCACAGCGCTCGCGCCTCAAGACCGGATTCAAGCCGCCGTGAATATCGCCAAGCAGGTCGATCACGACTTCCCGGCGATTCCGCTATTCTTCCCGACAACCGTGTGGGTCTATGCGTCGAAGTTGAGCGGACCGAAATCGACAACCACCGAGAGCAATCTGGCCTGGAACGTTCAGGACTGGGAGCTGCAGTAGCCGGTCCT
The sequence above is a segment of the Chloroflexota bacterium genome. Coding sequences within it:
- a CDS encoding Rieske 2Fe-2S domain-containing protein; translated protein: MFLTEEQNRKLTQVGPGTPGGELLRRYWHPVAGLHQVTEESPTAFVRILGEDLVLFRDKRGNVGLLADHCAHRGASLLYGRVEERGIACAYHGWLYDTKGSCLETPAEPADSKFHLTVRQRAYPVEKLMGLYWTYMGPPPAPPIRRMDVAAYPVEYIREMGYDCNWVQVVENHVDSTHIYILHQDTANRGGDGERNSTRGNIDRLIGLEYEELRFGIKRKITPDSAYAEDDLLVFPNMLRRVNQVQIHVPIDDLHTRTYKLAIGCNGRADDDPTDYYVLQDGEGKFGSDVYPNARYRIDALTAQDVMAIETQGRISDRASWRPATSDRGVVLLEQAILREIDRVQQGEVPYGVVTDPDEVIDTNFEYFRQTGGSATTQYSYEGLQVYKRDRKNGHGGANGSTNGSPTASRAERRA
- a CDS encoding NAD(P)-dependent oxidoreductase; the protein is MTASIKVGYIGLGSMGKPWATNVAQDGFDLMVYDVRPEPVAELVKLGAKAGHSPREVAAYADIVGITVSGLEAVNAVLDGPDGLLSGAHAGLVVAIQTSLHPSDMEAAAKRIAARGAHALDAQMSGGWTSAVKRKTCLMVGGDVTLLERCRPVFETTASHIFHVGDVGKGAVAKVAQNLITAQYLMAASEGFRLAGKGGVDLGVFQEIVRASSAQSWVADDYLSFWGNRPRPWMYYSVLEEALDLGRTFDVALPGAATASQALSHSLTGNPAGD
- a CDS encoding Rieske 2Fe-2S domain-containing protein, producing the protein MFLNEEENRKLAQVGPGTPGGELLRRYWQPIAGLHQVTEGSPTAFVRILGEDLVLFRDKSGNVGLLADHCAHRGASLLYGRVEERGIACAYHGWLYDTKGSCLETPAEPGDSKFHLTVKQRAYPVEKYLGLYWTYMGPPPVPPIRRFDMEGYPLQRITVMPHDASWIQALENNGLDATHIYILHQDTGARQGTVIANTTRGRIDELASFDCEEVSCGVRYTMFGRDGYVEEDRIVFPNLLRRVNQIQIHTPIDDTHTNCYKLYFSREPIGRDGIRDEEPVDFYVQDAFELKEGRGVYPDVRYRMNQLGYQDIMAIETQGGIAPRDNWRLGTADRGIVLFEQMLLREIDRVRDGKDPVAVVRNPDDVIDTAYEFFRDRWHERLTQVVPAGVQVFAREQGSRTASAHEAIAARS
- a CDS encoding ABC transporter substrate-binding protein, with protein sequence MARASGPRHVLAAILTLAVVLGGCAQAAPTVAPRGSGTEPAMPRIPDEQAPPLVIYFRSEPASLATRSLGQKSASVRTQIHPFNALLASMDDHARPRPELLASLPELHGPSWIVNADGTMETTYALRSGLTWHDGQPLTSGDIVFSWRVYSSPDLSYSKQPPFSAISDVTALDAERFVIRWTMPYPDAHSLSEREREFPPLPEHILGPAFDQMSATGAGAFANQPFWTTQYVGAGPFRLQNWEAGSSIRAVRVATYPLGKPKIPRIEERFSDDQNVVVAHLLAGTAQAATASALPDVPEALNEQWSRSRAGRVFSSPTSWQQLTYQLRPDYASPRAILDPRIRKGIAQSIDKRAISDAVFSGQAVFSDNPIWKGSGWGDALDDSIPTYPFDPRAA
- a CDS encoding NAD(P)-dependent oxidoreductase — translated: MRLVVTGGLGKIGRWVVDELTNETEQGQAHDVVVFDRVPGPQQGPFQQGPVRYLIGDVLDLGQVIGALQGADAVIHLAALPAPGFATDDVTFRTNVLGTFNVHEAAARLGIRRVVSASSTAALGWVYRKREFLPSYLPIDENHPLAPQDAYGLSKQAGEDVARSYAGRADMETVSIRPPGVLTPEQMADLRAAGGRRAVRFGLGDYVDLRDLARAFRLAVERPVSGWTPLFVVADDSNMSEPLAVALPRVLPAIGNLASNLTGTMSGVSNARAKEVLGWKPRHSWRDAD
- a CDS encoding ABC transporter substrate-binding protein; translation: MRRNFALLVIAVYLGTACATAPKPGSSTLTNPGGTVDPTEAAQSGRTLVTSVRVEPKTVAARVVGQNLSIGSFFTRRIFNADLALLDDQGEPVPYLAEALPRLNTSDWKVSSDGTMETTYHLKPNLSWHNGSPLTADDFVFSWRVYGTPELGSAASPPISLIDEVQAPDPRTIVIRWTRPYLAAGALQSLGPGATGLPPLPRAILGPALESGADALLNNPYWTTEFVGLGPYRLDEWEPGAFLEASAFDRHALGPPKISRIKIMFVGDGNTTIAGMLAGDILLAADSGVNEQQAAELLRQWPGAKSFSQAALWQAVHFQSRPEFASPPALQDLRVRRALAYAVDKAAINDVVFEGWFLISDSMFPPTGEVGKAANAAVTKYSLDLKQSAQLMGEAGFTKGADGVYASPSAGRLSAELMISAGGQTLMTAVASGWRQAGYEIEESATPAALAQDVQTRSSFPGMQIITSALGESGIINMTTNNIPRPENNWRSGGSSVSYAGYATPEMDRLVAAYATALAPQDRIQAAVNIAKQVDHDFPAIPLFFPTTVWVYASKLSGPKSTTTESNLAWNVQDWELQ
- a CDS encoding peptide ABC transporter substrate-binding protein encodes the protein MAEAVGRAPGFRVAKVAMLSALILAGCAPATPRPASQPAETPTTSETRPLVVFIGNEPNSLATRAFAAKGRGLYTAWRMFNGTLALIDDHGVPQPELLASLPTLNTDAWQVFPDGTMETTYTLRPNLTWHDGEPLTSDDFVFSWRVYSSPDLGLASQPPMPAIADVAAIDREHFVIRWKAPYPEADSLSLKSRELPPLPQHILGPLFDQVAVAGRDSLLTNAFWGRDYVGAGPYRLQSWEEGSAIDAVRFEGYALGVPKIPRIQLRFSGDQNVVLAHMLAGEAQVSADTSMSQAAADTLAAEWARTNGGTIINPPSSWRAIYVQMRPELADPRAVLDARVRKAIAHAVDKQALNDGIYGGKAIATDTPIYSGSSWGEVLDESVPAFPFDLRTAESLLNQAGFAKGPDGLYRGAEGRLSMEFTTSQSPDAVRELLAMANALQAAGLDIQQRVIPTAQAQDSQLKATFPAVLVAGSDIGEAALNYFTTAQIPSASNLWQGLNRGGWSSSEYDRLLAAFNTSLGRPTRVQLARQLLRVWGEDEPVISLFFPSAPIAYVARLHGPTNGAPESSLAWNIHLWEFP